The following proteins are co-located in the Acidicapsa acidisoli genome:
- a CDS encoding TA system VapC family ribonuclease toxin, with the protein MTFLLDVNVLIALIDSRNSHHQAAHAWFSRRMGKDSWATCPLTENGVLRVVGNPRFPNSPGSPLIVAESLNSLLTQPGHDFWPDDISLLDSQKFDLRHLLNASQVTDSYLLALAIAHGGQLATFDRKLIKDAVRNGAQGLHLII; encoded by the coding sequence ATGACGTTCCTTCTCGACGTGAACGTCTTGATCGCACTCATCGATTCTCGGAATAGTCACCATCAAGCTGCCCATGCGTGGTTCTCGCGAAGGATGGGAAAAGATTCCTGGGCGACCTGCCCTCTCACGGAAAACGGCGTCCTGAGAGTCGTTGGAAACCCCAGATTTCCCAACTCGCCCGGAAGCCCCCTTATCGTTGCTGAGTCCTTGAATAGCCTGCTGACGCAACCGGGACATGACTTTTGGCCTGACGACATCAGCCTGCTGGATTCTCAAAAATTCGACCTGCGTCATTTACTCAACGCCAGCCAAGTCACCGACAGCTATTTGCTTGCGTTGGCAATCGCCCACGGAGGGCAATTGGCAACCTTCGATCGCAAGCTGATCAAGGATGCTGTCCGAAACGGCGCTCAAGGGCTGCATCTAATCATCTGA
- the add gene encoding adenosine deaminase produces the protein MSDDLSSFIRRLPKAELHLHLEGTIEPATLAELSERVDAGFGAAPLTLAEAEALYQYTDFSGFMLAFKAVTRRLRGPEEYELAGYRMIGQLAAQGVVHAEVYISVGVVYFWRKEEDAADPLLFEKIFAGLERARERGERDYGVTLYWIFDAVRHFSVPEARRVFRLAARMRQEYPSIIGIGLGGDERVAASEPFREMYAEAAAAGLRLTNHAGETTGPEAIWEALSIGSERLGHALSAIRDPELVAELARRQIPLELNPSSNVRTGVCPSFAAHPLREYFDRGLMVTLNSDDPAFFGSPVENEYRLAHEIHGFDRSGLKALAKNSFRASFLPESAKQDWLSRIESVM, from the coding sequence ATGTCCGATGATCTTTCTTCGTTTATCCGCCGGTTGCCTAAGGCGGAACTGCATTTACATCTGGAAGGCACGATTGAGCCGGCGACCCTCGCGGAGCTGAGCGAGCGGGTCGATGCTGGCTTTGGGGCTGCGCCATTAACGCTGGCTGAGGCCGAGGCGCTTTACCAGTACACAGATTTTTCGGGATTCATGCTGGCCTTCAAGGCAGTGACGCGGCGGTTGCGCGGGCCTGAGGAGTATGAGTTGGCCGGCTACCGCATGATCGGGCAGCTTGCGGCGCAAGGGGTGGTTCATGCCGAGGTATATATCTCGGTGGGCGTGGTCTACTTCTGGCGCAAGGAGGAAGACGCAGCCGATCCGCTGCTGTTTGAGAAGATCTTTGCCGGGCTGGAGCGCGCGCGGGAACGGGGCGAGCGCGATTATGGCGTGACGCTCTATTGGATCTTCGACGCGGTGCGGCATTTCAGTGTTCCCGAGGCGCGGCGGGTCTTTCGTCTGGCGGCGCGGATGCGGCAGGAGTATCCGTCGATCATCGGCATTGGCTTGGGCGGGGACGAGCGGGTCGCAGCTTCGGAGCCGTTCCGGGAGATGTATGCCGAGGCGGCTGCGGCTGGTCTCAGGCTGACGAACCACGCGGGGGAGACGACCGGGCCTGAGGCGATCTGGGAGGCTTTGTCGATTGGTTCAGAACGGCTCGGTCATGCGCTTTCGGCGATTCGCGATCCCGAACTGGTAGCGGAGCTTGCGCGGCGGCAAATTCCCCTGGAGCTGAATCCCAGCTCGAATGTGCGGACCGGGGTCTGCCCCTCGTTCGCGGCGCATCCGTTGCGGGAGTACTTCGATCGCGGGTTGATGGTCACGCTGAACTCGGACGATCCGGCGTTTTTTGGCTCGCCGGTCGAGAACGAGTACCGGCTGGCGCACGAGATCCACGGGTTTGACCGCAGCGGCCTCAAGGCACTCGCAAAGAACTCGTTTCGCGCAAGTTTTTTGCCGGAATCGGCGAAGCAGGATTGGCTTTCCCGCATCGAATCAGTGATGTGA
- a CDS encoding VOC family protein, with translation MSRPAISSISPSFIVRNVTASIAFYRDKLGFEVEYQHPDADPFFAIVRRNNAMLFVKAVGVDPLPNAARHPWARLDAYVSVSDPDALADEFLSRSVAFSVPLKDTEDGLRGFELEDAGGYVLFFGRPRENSK, from the coding sequence ATGAGCCGACCTGCGATATCCAGCATCTCGCCTTCGTTCATTGTGCGCAATGTCACGGCTTCCATCGCCTTCTATCGCGACAAGCTGGGTTTCGAGGTGGAATATCAACACCCGGACGCCGATCCTTTCTTTGCCATCGTGCGGCGGAACAACGCGATGCTCTTTGTGAAGGCGGTGGGAGTCGATCCGCTGCCCAATGCGGCACGGCACCCTTGGGCCAGGTTGGATGCCTACGTTTCTGTATCCGATCCGGATGCGCTGGCGGATGAGTTTCTTTCGCGTAGTGTCGCCTTTTCCGTACCGCTCAAGGATACGGAGGATGGATTGCGCGGCTTCGAACTGGAAGATGCTGGCGGCTATGTGTTGTTCTTCGGCCGGCCTCGTGAAAATTCAAAGTAA
- a CDS encoding amino acid permease gives MNQTSSIPRARSFPLASQLLSRKSIDKLILDSQDPEHCLKKTLGPWSLTALGIGAVIGSGIFTVIGTAISGSQSNISEWSKAPVASLVLHALRHTALSGGRPGAGPAISISLVLVAIVCALTGLCYAELASMIPIAGSAYTYAYATLGELVAWIIGWDLILEYAGSNMTVSVGFAAHVVDFLDWFGLHPSTKWITPAYLSDGMTDLQGNVLYNAGWHFGFNIPAFLIVLLLTVLLVRGIQESAKANNAMVGIKIAAILIFVFAVLGYIHPGNWHPYMPNGFSGVLTGGSIIFFTYIGFDSVSTAAEECCHPQRDLPIGIIATLIVCTLLYLSVAVCLTGLVPWHTMVDDAAPVVNALKKLSVLPGGHPLHWVRLIVLVGALMGMVSSLLVYQLGQSRVWYSMSRDGLLPKIFSKVHPVFRTPAFSTWVAGFLVAIPSGLFDIELLADLSNIGTLFAFVLVSIGVLVLRVREPNRRRGFRVPGGPVIPVLSILFCVLLMCGLPIITWFRFFIWLTIGLVIYYLYSRHRSEFAPAK, from the coding sequence GTGAATCAGACGAGTTCCATTCCAAGGGCGAGGAGCTTTCCACTGGCGAGCCAACTGCTGTCCCGTAAGTCCATCGACAAGCTGATTCTGGACTCCCAGGATCCGGAACACTGCCTCAAGAAAACCCTCGGCCCATGGTCGCTGACGGCGCTTGGCATTGGGGCGGTGATCGGTTCCGGGATATTCACCGTGATCGGGACAGCGATCTCAGGGAGCCAGTCGAATATCTCCGAGTGGAGCAAGGCGCCGGTCGCGAGCCTGGTGCTTCATGCTCTGCGGCATACTGCGCTTTCGGGCGGCAGGCCGGGAGCGGGGCCGGCGATCTCGATTTCGCTGGTGCTGGTGGCGATTGTCTGCGCGCTGACCGGTCTTTGCTATGCGGAACTGGCGTCGATGATCCCCATTGCGGGATCAGCGTATACCTATGCCTACGCGACGCTCGGCGAGCTGGTTGCGTGGATCATTGGCTGGGACCTGATTCTGGAGTACGCCGGGTCAAACATGACGGTGAGCGTTGGCTTTGCCGCACATGTGGTCGACTTTCTGGACTGGTTCGGGCTGCATCCCTCGACGAAATGGATTACCCCTGCGTATCTGTCGGATGGCATGACGGACCTGCAGGGGAATGTCCTGTATAACGCGGGCTGGCACTTCGGGTTCAATATTCCGGCGTTTCTGATCGTTCTCTTGCTCACGGTGCTGCTGGTGCGCGGCATTCAGGAGTCGGCCAAGGCGAACAATGCCATGGTTGGGATCAAGATTGCGGCCATTCTGATTTTTGTCTTCGCTGTGCTTGGTTATATTCATCCGGGCAACTGGCATCCGTATATGCCGAATGGCTTTTCGGGGGTGCTGACCGGCGGCTCGATCATATTTTTTACGTATATCGGATTCGATTCGGTTTCGACCGCGGCTGAGGAGTGCTGCCATCCGCAGCGGGATTTGCCGATTGGCATTATCGCCACGCTGATTGTCTGTACGCTGCTCTATCTCTCGGTGGCTGTCTGCCTTACGGGACTTGTTCCGTGGCATACGATGGTCGATGACGCGGCGCCGGTGGTCAATGCGCTCAAGAAGCTGTCGGTGCTGCCGGGTGGCCATCCGCTGCATTGGGTACGGCTGATTGTGCTGGTCGGCGCGCTGATGGGGATGGTTTCCTCCCTGCTGGTATATCAGCTCGGTCAATCGCGCGTCTGGTACTCGATGTCGCGGGATGGATTGCTGCCGAAGATCTTCAGCAAGGTTCATCCGGTCTTTCGAACGCCGGCGTTCTCGACCTGGGTTGCTGGATTTCTGGTTGCGATTCCATCGGGCTTGTTTGATATTGAGCTGCTTGCGGATCTATCCAATATCGGGACACTGTTTGCGTTTGTCCTAGTCTCGATCGGGGTTCTCGTTCTTCGAGTGCGGGAACCCAATCGCCGACGCGGCTTCCGCGTTCCGGGTGGTCCGGTGATTCCGGTGCTGAGCATCCTCTTTTGTGTTTTGCTGATGTGCGGTCTGCCGATCATTACGTGGTTCCGCTTTTTCATCTGGCTGACAATCGGGCTGGTGATCTATTACCTCTACAGTCGCCACCGGTCCGAATTTGCCCCGGCGAAATAG
- a CDS encoding ATP-dependent helicase yields MQHLVEQLNPEQRAAVETTEGPVLILAGAGSGKTRVITYRIAYLIQEKGVAPDSILAVTFTNKASKEMGERIDKLLERGSLTKPLIATFHSLCVRILRRDIEALRIGTGPNAVGLTRDFAIYDENDQQSIVKTIMKRLGLDTKQLTPRTVLGKISWAKSHMIDPQEYYLSSSDPGSERIAHIYEAYRKEMAKNNALDFDDLLLETVRLLKASGEVRERYQRRFKYLLVDEYQDTNRPQYELMKMLAGERRNVCAVGDEDQSIYSWRGADIRNILEFEKDFPNAKIVRLEQNYRSTQVILEAAGTVVANNAQRKGKTLWTERDGGSLVGFYEAPDGENEALFIADRINKFLREADGEREARTAVLYRTNSQSRLVEEALRRYGVKYTMVGGFSFYERAEIRDMLSYLKLVLNPHDSVALQRCVNTPTRGIGKTTLETLERLALETGTSTWEAIEQAARNQLVPARACAALEGFRQLIKDARALVHLDGDDFAGKLAADVAGDSADAVGEADVGSDAGSDSGFEFGENASFDFGASSDAGDGTDFDFGGEIVESVPAAIIPIFDPAMLSPFLSNTAGVNSKTTAQKKIAEQAARDASKLNPLDPEQDRAFRKPGDRGTLPELIRFLIDRSGYIRVLEAEGSPEAVSRIENLKELANAAQDAEQRGETLSEFLDHAALVSDTDQYSEDARVTLMSLHAAKGLEFPLVFLTGMEEGLFPHSRTMNDPDGLEEERRLCYVGMTRAMDTLVLTRAQYRRRYGNDAPEASLASRFLEEIPGRLIENLGTPMHRREASGGGYGSGAWGSGFGANRRTGLAAGANDDFGGGHYSYEDEDQSSDRTPGRTPLRAPYAGVKATPYPQAGGKPVVWTPQRKTGTADASKPAEKKPDSLDNIAQFFGGRSAGGRGGAGFARPKMEVPMSPVTPGLTKGSRVRHGKYGEGTVILREGDGEDAKLTVHFARFGVKKLIEKFAQLEKM; encoded by the coding sequence TTGCAGCATCTTGTCGAACAACTGAATCCTGAACAGCGCGCCGCCGTGGAGACTACGGAGGGGCCGGTGCTGATCCTGGCTGGGGCCGGGTCGGGGAAGACGCGTGTCATTACCTACCGCATCGCTTACCTGATCCAGGAAAAAGGGGTTGCGCCGGATTCGATTCTGGCTGTGACCTTTACCAACAAGGCCTCGAAGGAGATGGGCGAGCGGATCGACAAGCTCCTCGAACGGGGTTCGCTGACGAAGCCGCTGATTGCGACCTTTCACTCGCTTTGCGTGCGGATTTTGCGGCGGGATATTGAGGCGTTGCGGATCGGGACCGGGCCGAATGCGGTCGGGCTGACGCGGGATTTTGCGATCTACGACGAGAACGATCAGCAGTCGATTGTGAAGACGATCATGAAGCGGCTAGGGTTGGATACGAAGCAGCTTACGCCGCGAACGGTGCTGGGGAAGATTTCGTGGGCCAAGAGCCACATGATCGATCCGCAGGAGTATTACCTCAGTTCTTCCGATCCGGGTTCGGAGCGAATTGCGCATATTTATGAGGCCTATCGCAAGGAGATGGCCAAGAACAATGCGCTGGATTTCGACGATCTCCTGTTGGAGACGGTGCGGCTGCTGAAGGCTTCGGGCGAGGTGCGGGAGCGGTACCAGCGGCGGTTCAAATATCTGCTAGTGGACGAGTACCAGGATACGAACCGTCCGCAGTATGAGCTGATGAAGATGCTGGCCGGCGAGCGCAGGAATGTGTGCGCGGTGGGCGACGAGGACCAGAGCATCTATTCGTGGCGCGGGGCGGATATTCGCAACATTCTGGAGTTTGAGAAGGATTTTCCGAACGCGAAGATCGTCCGGCTAGAGCAGAATTACCGCTCGACGCAGGTGATTCTGGAGGCGGCTGGGACGGTCGTAGCGAACAATGCTCAGCGCAAGGGCAAGACGCTGTGGACGGAGCGCGACGGCGGGTCGCTGGTGGGGTTCTATGAGGCTCCGGATGGCGAGAATGAGGCGCTGTTTATTGCCGACCGGATCAATAAATTTCTGCGTGAGGCCGACGGCGAACGGGAAGCGCGGACAGCGGTGCTTTATCGGACGAATTCGCAGTCGCGTCTGGTGGAAGAGGCGCTGCGGCGGTACGGGGTGAAGTACACGATGGTCGGCGGATTCAGCTTTTACGAGCGAGCTGAGATTCGCGACATGTTGAGCTACTTGAAGTTAGTCCTGAATCCGCATGACTCGGTCGCCTTGCAGCGGTGTGTGAATACGCCGACGCGGGGGATTGGGAAGACAACGCTGGAGACGCTGGAGCGGCTGGCGCTGGAGACGGGCACGTCGACGTGGGAGGCGATTGAGCAAGCGGCGCGGAATCAGCTTGTTCCGGCGCGGGCTTGCGCGGCTCTGGAGGGTTTTCGGCAGCTGATCAAGGATGCTCGGGCGCTGGTGCATCTGGACGGCGACGATTTTGCCGGGAAGCTGGCGGCGGATGTCGCTGGGGATTCGGCGGACGCTGTGGGCGAGGCCGATGTCGGTTCGGATGCTGGATCGGATTCAGGGTTTGAGTTTGGCGAGAATGCCAGCTTTGACTTTGGGGCGTCGTCGGATGCTGGCGACGGGACGGATTTTGATTTTGGAGGCGAGATCGTTGAATCGGTGCCCGCAGCGATCATCCCGATTTTCGATCCTGCGATGCTTTCCCCTTTCCTCAGCAACACGGCCGGAGTCAACAGCAAGACCACGGCGCAGAAGAAGATTGCCGAGCAGGCAGCGCGAGACGCCAGCAAGCTCAATCCGCTGGACCCGGAACAAGATCGTGCTTTTCGCAAGCCGGGCGATCGGGGAACTCTGCCGGAGCTGATTCGGTTCCTGATCGATCGCAGTGGGTATATTCGAGTGCTGGAGGCGGAGGGTTCGCCGGAGGCTGTGAGCCGGATTGAGAATCTAAAGGAGTTGGCGAACGCGGCGCAGGATGCGGAGCAGCGGGGCGAGACGCTGAGCGAGTTTCTGGATCATGCGGCGCTGGTCTCGGATACGGACCAGTACAGCGAGGACGCGCGGGTGACGCTGATGAGCCTTCATGCGGCGAAGGGGCTGGAGTTTCCGCTGGTCTTTCTGACTGGAATGGAAGAGGGGTTGTTTCCGCATTCGCGGACGATGAACGACCCGGATGGGCTGGAAGAGGAACGCAGGCTTTGCTACGTGGGCATGACGCGGGCGATGGACACGCTGGTGCTGACGCGGGCGCAGTATCGGCGGCGGTACGGGAACGACGCGCCGGAGGCTAGCCTGGCTTCGCGGTTTCTGGAGGAGATTCCGGGGCGGCTGATTGAGAATCTTGGGACGCCGATGCATCGGCGCGAAGCCAGCGGCGGCGGGTATGGTTCGGGTGCGTGGGGCAGCGGATTTGGGGCGAATCGCCGGACTGGATTGGCGGCTGGAGCCAACGACGATTTTGGCGGCGGCCACTACAGTTATGAGGATGAGGACCAGAGTTCCGACAGGACTCCCGGGCGGACGCCGTTGCGTGCGCCTTACGCGGGCGTGAAGGCTACGCCGTATCCGCAGGCTGGCGGGAAGCCGGTTGTGTGGACGCCGCAGCGGAAAACAGGTACGGCGGACGCGTCGAAGCCAGCGGAGAAGAAGCCGGATTCGCTGGATAATATTGCCCAGTTTTTCGGCGGACGCAGTGCTGGCGGGCGGGGCGGCGCTGGTTTTGCCCGGCCAAAGATGGAGGTTCCGATGAGCCCGGTTACGCCTGGTTTGACGAAGGGCAGCCGCGTGCGGCACGGAAAATATGGCGAGGGAACCGTAATTCTGCGCGAAGGCGACGGCGAAGATGCGAAACTTACGGTACACTTTGCTAGATTTGGGGTAAAGAAGCTGATCGAAAAGTTTGCGCAGCTGGAGAAGATGTAA
- a CDS encoding REP-associated tyrosine transposase, with translation MRFAPQETRTYLVTAVTAQRRRLFQVTANAELFRQVLFDYREQGRFLLHAHVVMPDHFHVLITPAAEVSLEKAMQFIKGGFSFRLKSKMDVWMRSFNESQISTADKFADCVRCIEENPVRARLVSSADAYPFSSAG, from the coding sequence ATGCGTTTTGCGCCGCAAGAGACCCGCACTTATCTGGTAACCGCAGTTACAGCGCAGCGGCGGAGGCTGTTTCAGGTGACGGCTAACGCGGAATTGTTCCGGCAGGTGCTGTTCGACTACCGCGAGCAGGGGAGGTTTCTTCTCCATGCGCACGTCGTCATGCCGGATCATTTCCATGTGCTGATTACGCCAGCCGCTGAGGTTTCCCTTGAGAAGGCCATGCAATTCATCAAGGGCGGTTTTTCCTTTCGCCTGAAGAGCAAGATGGATGTCTGGATGAGGAGCTTCAACGAAAGCCAGATATCAACGGCGGACAAGTTCGCTGATTGCGTGCGCTGTATCGAGGAGAATCCAGTTCGGGCCAGACTTGTTTCGAGCGCCGATGCGTATCCGTTCAGTTCGGCGGGTTAG
- a CDS encoding SPOR domain-containing protein, with amino-acid sequence MELWTEYEGRVIDGAFPLERLLLPEGRSAFFSTSNGKGEPTVIRLIASHFDEEEILARWRGVEALGHPNILKLEKYGQLMLDETTVVYAVMEPVDANLAAVIGGQRLTVAEARQLAASLASALDVLHVNGFVHEHVEPSNVFAVGEVVKLRGDCIRETPEGESGLAAKRKDIHDLAIVILQSLTQVSTLEAAGRQLPLPAPLDQIVRNGVSGAWSAVEIMAALQTGERPSNPPPAAASSPTQTAVNKPAEPDTKTAAKPVVKAAIKPESERDGKPGFGPKSAASEARAIPETRLGAVRVASSADRPPLRIESWLRRDSIESWLRENSPKTGLIVAGVVVALLALWLGWHFAHSRPANHETAGQTISAPVPAPVTEAAPAGAARSLPVPNAASGSHGDWRVVAYTYNREDQAQKKRSTVALKHPELRPEVFTPTGHAPYLVTLGGGMSRDEAFALVQKARAAGLARDTYAQNYPGQRR; translated from the coding sequence ATGGAACTATGGACGGAATATGAAGGCAGAGTCATTGATGGCGCCTTCCCTTTGGAAAGACTCTTGCTGCCCGAAGGACGCAGCGCCTTCTTTTCCACCTCGAACGGCAAGGGCGAACCGACAGTCATACGACTGATCGCCTCTCACTTCGACGAGGAAGAGATACTGGCCCGTTGGCGCGGTGTGGAAGCGCTCGGCCATCCCAACATCCTGAAGCTGGAGAAGTACGGCCAACTGATGCTCGACGAAACCACGGTGGTCTATGCCGTGATGGAGCCGGTCGACGCCAACCTCGCCGCAGTCATCGGGGGACAGCGCCTGACCGTCGCCGAGGCCAGACAGCTTGCCGCCAGCCTCGCCTCGGCTCTCGATGTGCTGCATGTGAATGGCTTCGTGCATGAGCACGTCGAGCCGTCCAACGTCTTTGCCGTCGGCGAGGTAGTCAAACTGCGTGGCGATTGTATCCGTGAGACTCCCGAGGGCGAGAGCGGCCTGGCAGCTAAGAGAAAAGATATTCACGATTTAGCAATCGTTATTCTGCAATCGCTTACGCAGGTCAGCACGCTGGAGGCTGCGGGACGCCAACTTCCCCTGCCTGCGCCGCTCGATCAGATCGTGCGGAACGGAGTGAGCGGAGCGTGGAGCGCGGTCGAGATTATGGCTGCGCTGCAGACTGGCGAGCGGCCATCGAATCCCCCTCCGGCAGCAGCCTCATCGCCAACGCAAACAGCCGTTAATAAGCCAGCCGAGCCTGATACGAAGACCGCCGCCAAGCCTGTAGTCAAGGCCGCAATCAAGCCTGAATCCGAACGCGACGGGAAGCCCGGCTTTGGGCCAAAGAGCGCTGCGTCTGAGGCCAGAGCAATCCCTGAAACGAGGTTAGGAGCGGTTCGTGTTGCCTCGTCTGCGGATCGGCCACCTCTCAGGATTGAAAGCTGGTTGCGCAGAGATTCCATCGAGAGCTGGCTTCGCGAAAATTCGCCAAAGACGGGATTGATCGTTGCGGGTGTAGTCGTGGCGCTGCTGGCACTGTGGCTTGGATGGCATTTCGCGCACTCCCGGCCTGCGAATCACGAGACTGCCGGGCAGACGATCTCTGCGCCTGTCCCGGCTCCGGTTACGGAGGCCGCTCCTGCTGGAGCTGCCAGATCGCTGCCGGTTCCAAATGCTGCGTCCGGTAGCCATGGGGATTGGCGGGTGGTGGCGTATACGTACAACCGCGAAGACCAGGCGCAGAAGAAGCGTTCGACGGTGGCTCTGAAGCATCCGGAGTTGCGGCCTGAGGTGTTTACGCCGACCGGGCATGCGCCGTACCTGGTGACGCTTGGCGGAGGCATGAGCCGCGATGAGGCGTTTGCGCTGGTGCAAAAGGCGCGTGCGGCGGGGCTGGCCCGCGATACCTATGCGCAGAACTATCCCGGCCAGCGGCGGTGA
- a CDS encoding DUF971 domain-containing protein has translation MSHEGIRFVSKEEQERHEREEQHAAALTKRALTPSKVRVLKTEGAGMEIDWEDGHKSHWNFAWLRNACPCATCVEERQTQGREPGQPKPKPTQLLQMYEAPARPASAHAVGRYAIQFNWQDGHSSGIYSWDFLRRNCQCAECRATRSPSE, from the coding sequence ATGAGCCACGAAGGTATTCGTTTTGTCAGCAAGGAAGAGCAGGAGCGCCACGAGCGTGAGGAGCAGCACGCCGCCGCGCTAACCAAGAGAGCGCTGACTCCCAGTAAGGTGCGCGTGCTCAAGACCGAAGGCGCCGGCATGGAGATCGACTGGGAAGACGGGCATAAGAGCCATTGGAATTTTGCGTGGCTGCGCAATGCCTGCCCCTGTGCTACCTGCGTCGAAGAGCGGCAGACGCAAGGCCGCGAACCCGGGCAGCCCAAGCCCAAACCTACGCAGCTCTTGCAGATGTACGAGGCCCCGGCGCGCCCCGCCAGCGCCCATGCCGTCGGACGCTATGCGATCCAGTTCAACTGGCAGGATGGGCACTCGAGCGGGATCTATTCGTGGGATTTTCTCCGGCGCAATTGCCAGTGCGCGGAGTGCCGTGCTACCCGCTCTCCATCGGAATGA
- a CDS encoding sulfite exporter TauE/SafE family protein: MHRIVVLTWVPASWTYFDPNSLIHSIHSIDWRMPWVILASFLAGSLNAVAGGGSFLSFPAMLGVGLGPIQANATNTVALWPGQLTSIAGYRDEVRKHRSLATKMALSGLLGGSVGAIILLNTPAQTFLNMVPWLLLFAALIFALSGPIMKQIQRMKGDDAQGGDPDQETGRKHWLLVILITLVCVYLGYFGAGAGFLIISLLSLFGFQDLNEMNAMKVVSTTMANGVACILFAFSGKVEWRFCLAAMVTCAIGGYLSARVSQRLNPRFLRGLVVCVGLGIAAYFFWRNHG, translated from the coding sequence ATGCATCGGATTGTAGTTCTGACATGGGTTCCGGCGAGTTGGACCTACTTTGACCCGAATAGCTTGATTCACTCCATTCATTCCATTGACTGGCGCATGCCTTGGGTCATTTTGGCCTCGTTTCTGGCCGGGTCGCTGAATGCGGTCGCCGGCGGAGGCTCGTTTCTCAGTTTCCCGGCGATGCTGGGGGTTGGGCTCGGGCCGATCCAGGCGAACGCTACAAATACAGTCGCTCTTTGGCCCGGACAGCTCACCTCGATTGCCGGTTATCGGGACGAGGTACGTAAACACCGCAGTCTGGCGACGAAGATGGCGCTCTCAGGTCTCCTCGGCGGGTCAGTCGGGGCGATCATTCTGCTCAACACTCCAGCACAGACTTTTCTCAACATGGTGCCGTGGCTGCTGCTCTTCGCGGCGCTAATCTTCGCGCTCAGTGGCCCAATCATGAAGCAGATCCAGCGAATGAAAGGCGATGACGCGCAAGGCGGCGACCCGGACCAGGAAACCGGCCGGAAGCACTGGCTGCTGGTGATCCTGATCACCCTGGTTTGCGTCTACCTCGGCTATTTTGGCGCCGGGGCGGGATTTCTGATCATTTCCTTGCTGTCGCTATTCGGTTTTCAGGATTTGAATGAGATGAACGCGATGAAAGTGGTTTCGACCACCATGGCCAACGGCGTTGCGTGTATCTTGTTTGCCTTCAGCGGCAAAGTGGAGTGGCGCTTCTGCCTCGCGGCGATGGTAACCTGCGCCATCGGCGGGTATCTTTCGGCGCGCGTGTCGCAGCGGCTGAATCCACGGTTTTTGCGCGGGTTGGTGGTATGCGTCGGTTTGGGGATCGCGGCTTACTTCTTCTGGAGAAACCACGGATGA
- a CDS encoding sulfite exporter TauE/SafE family protein, translating into MQSPFLHTLQPLWLPVASSLAGALNTVAGGGSFLSLPALLNAMKGSSVGSVSVQATNNVALWPGQLTSAFAYRDDLRRHTKRLLPLSIASFVGGLAGAWLLLITPNSRFMYLLPWLLLFAAVMFVLCEPLGRWLQTRREAHRSDLWLIVGMAVVSFYVGYFGAGGGFLVMALFGVCGVTNIHEVNALKVVTATVSIGIAVFWFIYNGRVVWFYCWQMAILAAIGGYLAARYSKRVNQKVMRRLVASIGFLTAAYFFWHVYGPKS; encoded by the coding sequence ATGCAATCCCCTTTTCTGCACACTTTGCAGCCGCTTTGGCTGCCTGTGGCTTCCTCTCTTGCCGGGGCTCTGAATACGGTAGCTGGAGGCGGCTCGTTTCTTTCGCTTCCGGCTCTCTTGAATGCGATGAAGGGCAGCAGTGTCGGCTCCGTCTCTGTTCAGGCGACGAACAACGTGGCGCTTTGGCCCGGCCAGCTGACGTCAGCCTTCGCGTATCGGGACGATCTTAGACGCCACACCAAGCGCCTGCTGCCACTGAGCATCGCGTCGTTCGTTGGAGGGCTCGCAGGGGCATGGCTGCTTCTAATCACTCCAAATTCGCGATTTATGTATTTGCTTCCATGGCTGCTGTTGTTTGCGGCGGTAATGTTTGTGCTCTGCGAACCATTGGGGAGATGGCTCCAGACCCGGCGAGAAGCGCATCGCTCCGATCTCTGGCTGATCGTGGGCATGGCTGTGGTGAGCTTCTATGTCGGCTACTTCGGGGCTGGGGGCGGCTTCCTGGTGATGGCGCTGTTTGGAGTCTGCGGCGTGACGAACATCCATGAGGTGAACGCGTTGAAGGTGGTGACGGCGACGGTTTCGATCGGGATTGCTGTCTTCTGGTTTATCTATAACGGCCGCGTGGTCTGGTTCTATTGCTGGCAGATGGCGATCCTGGCGGCAATTGGAGGATATCTCGCAGCCCGCTATAGCAAGCGAGTCAATCAAAAAGTGATGCGACGGCTCGTCGCAAGCATAGGATTCCTGACGGCAGCTTATTTCTTCTGGCACGTGTACGGGCCAAAGTCGTAG